One window of the uncultured Paludibaculum sp. genome contains the following:
- a CDS encoding DUF1553 domain-containing protein: MRAIWIIAVLPGVLFAGSAKPVDFDREVRPILSDKCFKCHGPDEQTRKAGLRFDDRESAFGKGVITPGNSAESKLYKRVSHEKKGMRMPPPTSGMTLNENEIALIKRWIDEGAKWETHWAYQAPKHPTPPVTKRKNWARNPIDSFLLAKLESEGLPPSPEAARSTLIRRVTFDLTGLPPTPAEVAAFLKDKSPDAYEKVVDRLLASPRYGERMAMQWLDLARYADTHGYHIDSHRDMWPWRDWVISAFNRNLPFDQFTLWQLAGDLLPNATREQRVATGFNRNHMINFEGGAIPEEYQAEYVADRVETTSNVWMGTTLGCAKCHDHKYDPIRQKDFYRFGAFFNTLNEKGLDGQKGNAEPLLELPDETQGRQLAELKQTLQARMDQLPPEDLMVAQWAWEKASFDNANPVSPTEGLRAWYELDGNLTDISGHFRNGRVLKGDIVYAGGGPVNRAADIDASTQIRWPAGVLEPGKPFTLAFWFRIGRQKESKMFQQLEGQKGFEVGFGSPETLPRLRRGHHLEVRWFDGPAKEYQVRSDEWIEQGRLYHAAVVSDGKQVSLFLDGEPTKLIVEKQTLPGPVEVDGPIDLNNTATGCFFRGRLDDLRVYGQALRPEQAEQLALEYPAQVLLATPGKRSRDQYSRLRQYYLTKVAPADWRGAYAEFKKLSEQKELLEEQIPTTMVMAEAAKPRDTYLLGRGDYTNKVEKVTPGVPAMLPPLPAGAKADRLALAQWLVNPNHPLTARVAVNRYWQMYFGTGIVKTSEDFGSQGEPPVHPELLDWLATEFIRTGWDVKGMQRLIVTSAAYRQSSKVTPALHEKDPENRLLARGPRFRLQAEMIRDNALAVSGLLKEKVGGPSVLPYQPAGLWEELAFGEAFSAQEYKQDHGDKLYRRSMYTFWKRTVPPASLNTFDAPDREKCTARRAVTNTPLQALVTLNDPTYVEAARNLAQELLGKPETDDQRLRDAFQQVTARPPSKEELQVLRASLRGEMATYKQNKANAEDLLKIGESAVNRKVEPATLAAWTNLCTVLLNLDETITKE; encoded by the coding sequence ATGCGGGCTATCTGGATCATTGCTGTATTGCCGGGCGTGTTGTTTGCGGGCAGCGCGAAGCCGGTCGATTTCGACCGCGAAGTGCGGCCCATTCTGTCGGACAAGTGCTTCAAATGCCACGGTCCCGACGAGCAGACGCGCAAAGCAGGGCTGCGGTTCGACGACCGCGAAAGCGCATTCGGCAAAGGCGTCATAACGCCCGGCAATTCGGCGGAGAGCAAGCTCTACAAGCGGGTCAGCCACGAGAAGAAGGGCATGCGGATGCCGCCGCCCACCTCCGGCATGACGCTGAACGAAAACGAGATCGCGTTGATCAAGCGCTGGATCGACGAGGGTGCGAAGTGGGAGACGCACTGGGCTTACCAGGCTCCCAAGCACCCGACGCCGCCTGTGACCAAGCGCAAAAACTGGGCCAGGAATCCCATCGATTCGTTCCTGTTGGCCAAGCTGGAGAGCGAAGGACTGCCGCCCTCCCCGGAGGCCGCAAGGTCGACTCTGATCCGGCGCGTCACGTTCGACCTCACAGGGCTGCCGCCGACGCCGGCCGAGGTGGCGGCGTTCCTTAAGGACAAGTCTCCGGACGCCTACGAGAAGGTGGTGGATCGCCTGCTCGCGTCGCCCCGCTATGGCGAACGTATGGCGATGCAGTGGTTGGATCTGGCTCGTTACGCCGACACACATGGCTATCACATCGACTCGCATCGTGACATGTGGCCGTGGCGCGACTGGGTGATTTCGGCTTTCAATCGCAACCTGCCCTTTGATCAGTTCACACTGTGGCAACTGGCCGGCGATCTGCTGCCGAACGCGACGCGCGAGCAAAGGGTGGCCACCGGCTTCAACCGCAATCACATGATCAATTTCGAAGGCGGTGCGATCCCGGAAGAGTATCAGGCCGAGTATGTGGCCGATCGCGTGGAGACCACCTCGAACGTCTGGATGGGCACGACCCTGGGCTGCGCCAAGTGCCACGACCACAAGTACGACCCCATTCGGCAAAAAGACTTCTACCGCTTCGGCGCCTTCTTCAACACATTGAATGAGAAGGGCCTGGATGGGCAGAAGGGCAACGCCGAGCCGCTGTTGGAGCTGCCCGACGAGACACAGGGTCGGCAACTGGCCGAGCTGAAACAGACGCTGCAGGCGCGCATGGACCAACTGCCGCCGGAGGACCTCATGGTCGCGCAGTGGGCCTGGGAAAAGGCCAGCTTCGACAACGCGAATCCGGTCTCGCCCACAGAAGGGCTGCGGGCTTGGTATGAGCTCGACGGCAATCTGACGGACATCAGCGGGCATTTCCGTAATGGCCGGGTGTTGAAGGGCGACATCGTATACGCCGGTGGCGGTCCGGTGAATCGCGCGGCCGATATCGATGCGTCGACGCAGATTCGCTGGCCGGCCGGGGTACTGGAGCCAGGCAAGCCGTTCACGCTTGCGTTCTGGTTCCGCATCGGCCGTCAGAAAGAGTCGAAGATGTTCCAGCAGTTGGAGGGACAGAAGGGCTTCGAGGTCGGCTTCGGTAGTCCTGAGACGCTGCCGCGCCTGCGCCGTGGGCATCACCTGGAGGTGCGCTGGTTCGACGGACCGGCGAAGGAGTACCAGGTGCGGTCGGACGAGTGGATTGAGCAAGGCCGGCTTTACCATGCGGCTGTGGTCAGTGACGGTAAGCAGGTGAGCCTGTTTCTTGATGGTGAACCAACCAAGCTGATCGTCGAGAAGCAGACGCTGCCCGGGCCGGTAGAAGTCGACGGTCCGATCGACCTGAACAACACGGCGACGGGCTGCTTCTTCCGGGGTCGTTTGGACGATCTGCGGGTTTATGGCCAGGCCCTACGGCCGGAACAGGCCGAGCAGTTGGCGCTGGAGTACCCTGCGCAAGTACTGCTGGCGACCCCTGGCAAGCGGTCGCGCGATCAGTACTCGCGGCTGCGGCAATACTACCTGACGAAGGTAGCGCCGGCCGACTGGCGCGGCGCCTACGCCGAGTTCAAGAAGCTCAGCGAGCAGAAGGAACTGCTGGAAGAACAGATCCCCACCACGATGGTGATGGCGGAAGCGGCCAAGCCGCGCGACACGTATCTACTTGGTCGTGGAGATTACACCAACAAAGTAGAGAAGGTGACCCCTGGGGTGCCCGCCATGCTGCCGCCGCTGCCGGCCGGAGCGAAGGCAGACCGGTTGGCCCTGGCACAGTGGCTGGTGAACCCCAACCATCCGCTCACTGCTCGTGTTGCGGTGAACCGTTATTGGCAGATGTACTTCGGCACAGGAATCGTGAAGACGTCGGAAGACTTCGGGTCGCAGGGTGAGCCGCCGGTCCATCCCGAGTTGCTCGACTGGCTGGCGACGGAGTTCATTCGGACGGGCTGGGACGTGAAGGGCATGCAGAGGCTCATCGTCACATCGGCAGCCTACCGGCAATCGTCGAAGGTGACTCCGGCGCTGCATGAGAAGGATCCGGAGAACCGGCTGCTGGCGCGTGGTCCGCGGTTCCGGCTGCAGGCCGAGATGATCCGGGACAATGCCCTGGCGGTCAGCGGACTATTGAAAGAGAAAGTCGGCGGGCCCAGCGTGCTGCCCTATCAGCCGGCCGGCCTGTGGGAAGAGCTTGCGTTCGGCGAGGCGTTCTCGGCGCAGGAGTACAAACAGGATCACGGCGACAAGCTCTACCGGCGCTCGATGTATACGTTCTGGAAACGCACCGTGCCGCCCGCGTCGCTGAACACTTTCGACGCACCGGATCGCGAGAAGTGTACCGCCCGCAGGGCAGTGACAAACACGCCGTTGCAGGCGCTGGTGACGCTGAACGACCCCACCTATGTAGAAGCTGCCCGAAATCTGGCGCAGGAACTGCTGGGGAAACCGGAGACCGATGACCAGCGCCTGCGTGACGCCTTCCAGCAAGTGACGGCGCGGCCGCCTTCGAAGGAAGAGTTGCAGGTGTTGCGAGCCTCGCTGCGGGGTGAGATGGCGACCTACAAGCAGAACAAGGCCAATGCCGAGGATCTGCTGAAGATCGGTGAATCGGCGGTGAACCGCAAGGTGGAGCCTGCCACCCTGGCCGCCTGGACCAACTTGTGCACGGTGTTGCTGAACCTGGACGAGACCATTACGAAGGAGTAG
- a CDS encoding GyrI-like domain-containing protein, whose amino-acid sequence MPEPTVLSLAPQPALVMRARTAPDQIAAALTHCLPAVWNCAVERGATISGAPFTRYLNFDDQGLMEIEVGMPVLEAVEGRDPVLAVELPGGPCATLVHEGAYERLPATHMALDEWLELNRRQPAGPRWESYVTDPGNTPDPSNWRTLLAQPVVPE is encoded by the coding sequence ATGCCCGAACCTACTGTGCTCTCTCTCGCCCCACAACCGGCCCTGGTGATGCGTGCTCGAACTGCTCCGGATCAGATTGCGGCCGCGCTCACCCACTGTCTGCCCGCTGTCTGGAACTGTGCGGTGGAGCGTGGCGCCACGATCTCAGGAGCGCCTTTCACGCGATACCTGAACTTCGATGACCAGGGGCTCATGGAGATCGAAGTGGGTATGCCGGTGCTGGAGGCCGTGGAGGGACGGGACCCCGTTCTGGCCGTGGAGTTGCCGGGCGGCCCTTGCGCCACTCTGGTGCATGAAGGTGCCTACGAACGGCTGCCCGCCACGCATATGGCCCTGGATGAATGGTTGGAGTTGAACCGGCGGCAACCGGCAGGACCGCGGTGGGAGTCTTACGTGACAGATCCGGGCAACACACCGGATCCCTCGAACTGGCGAACCCTGTTGGCTCAGCCTGTGGTGCCCGAGTAG
- the gndA gene encoding NADP-dependent phosphogluconate dehydrogenase gives MAEPISEIGLIGLAVMGQNFALNVADHGFPISVYNRTTATMEKFVAENPNTPGGLHGFATLGDFVASLKRPRRVMILVKAGAGTDAVINGLIPLLENGDIIIDGGNANWNDTIRREKDLKAKGLRFIGSGVSGGEEGARFGPSLMPGGDPAAYEFIRPIWEAVAAKVDEESGKPLEGAAPGKPIAGGVPCTTYIGPDGAGHYVKMVHNGIEYGDMQMICEAYALMTGVLGYSAPECAKVFAEWNKGVLDSFLIEITADILGQADPVTGKPIVDVILDTAGQKGTGKWTSVSALDMGVPAPTVAEAVFARCISAVKEERVAAAKILSGPTGKFDGDKAAMVQAIHDALYCSKICSYAQGFQLMREAQKEYKWTLHFGEISMIWRGGCIIRARFLQKIKEAYDRDAQLANLLLDPYFKSEIDRCQDNWRKVVSAAATYGVPAPTFFSALAYYDSYRAPRLPANLLQGQRDFFGAHTYERVDQPRGKFFHIDWPEPARPQLDI, from the coding sequence ATGGCTGAACCAATTTCCGAGATTGGCCTCATTGGCCTCGCTGTCATGGGCCAGAATTTTGCCCTGAATGTCGCTGACCACGGCTTTCCGATTTCGGTCTACAACCGGACCACGGCCACTATGGAGAAGTTTGTCGCCGAGAACCCCAACACTCCGGGTGGACTGCATGGCTTCGCGACGCTGGGGGACTTCGTCGCTTCGCTGAAGCGGCCGCGACGCGTGATGATTCTCGTGAAAGCGGGCGCCGGAACGGATGCCGTGATCAACGGGCTGATTCCACTGCTGGAGAATGGCGACATCATCATCGATGGCGGAAACGCGAACTGGAACGACACCATCCGGCGGGAAAAGGATCTGAAGGCCAAGGGGCTGCGATTCATCGGCTCGGGTGTCTCGGGTGGTGAAGAAGGCGCGCGCTTCGGCCCGTCGCTCATGCCCGGCGGCGACCCGGCGGCCTATGAGTTCATTCGTCCCATCTGGGAGGCGGTGGCCGCCAAAGTGGATGAGGAGTCGGGCAAACCGCTGGAAGGCGCCGCGCCGGGCAAGCCGATTGCCGGCGGAGTGCCGTGTACCACCTACATCGGGCCGGACGGGGCAGGGCACTACGTCAAGATGGTGCATAACGGCATCGAGTACGGCGATATGCAGATGATCTGCGAGGCCTACGCGCTGATGACGGGGGTGCTGGGCTACAGCGCTCCAGAGTGCGCCAAGGTCTTTGCCGAGTGGAACAAGGGCGTGCTGGACAGTTTCCTGATCGAGATCACCGCCGACATTCTGGGGCAGGCGGATCCGGTGACGGGCAAACCGATTGTCGATGTGATTCTTGACACGGCCGGTCAGAAGGGAACGGGCAAGTGGACATCGGTGAGCGCCCTCGACATGGGCGTGCCGGCACCGACCGTGGCCGAGGCCGTGTTTGCCCGCTGCATCTCGGCGGTGAAGGAAGAGCGGGTGGCGGCGGCCAAGATCCTTAGTGGTCCCACCGGCAAGTTTGACGGCGACAAGGCTGCCATGGTGCAGGCGATTCACGACGCGCTGTACTGCTCAAAGATCTGCTCCTACGCCCAGGGCTTCCAGCTCATGCGGGAAGCGCAGAAGGAGTACAAGTGGACGCTGCATTTCGGCGAGATCTCGATGATCTGGCGCGGCGGCTGCATCATCCGGGCGCGTTTCCTGCAGAAGATCAAGGAAGCGTACGACCGCGACGCTCAACTCGCCAATCTACTGCTCGATCCTTACTTCAAGAGTGAAATCGACCGCTGCCAGGACAACTGGCGCAAAGTGGTATCGGCAGCCGCGACGTATGGCGTGCCCGCCCCGACGTTCTTCTCGGCGCTGGCCTACTACGACAGCTACCGGGCACCCCGTTTGCCGGCGAATCTGCTGCAGGGCCAGCGGGATTTCTTCGGCGCCCACACCTACGAACGAGTGGACCAGCCGCGCGGTAAGTTCTTCCACATCGATTGGCCGGAACCCGCGCGGCCGCAATTGGATATCTGA
- a CDS encoding DUF1501 domain-containing protein: MNRRELLTRLPMGIGVAALSHLFGAETKKGIPGLPGLPHFAAKAKRVILLHQSGGPSQMDLFDYKPQMKNYQGVDLPNSIRNGQRITGMTSGQATFPVASSMFQFKQHGQTGTWVSELLPHTAKIIDDLALIKTVHTEAINHDPAITFFQSGSQQPGRPSIGAWVSYGLGSENENLPAFVVMVSQAHALNTDQPLFSRLWGSGFLPSNYQGVKFRASADPVLYLSDPRGITKQNRRSMLDAIGKLNEIKFKQVGDPEIETRITQYEMAYRMQTSVPELVDLSKEPESTFEMYGPESRKPGSYARNCLLARRLAERGVRFIQLYHRGWDQHNDLPRDLALQCGGTDQPTAALVADLKQRGLLDDTLVVWGGEFGRTVYCQGRLSESNYGRDHHPRNFCMWMAGGGVKAGVRIGETDDFSYNIVKDPVHVHDMQATILRCLGIDHKKLTYQFQGRHFRLTDVHGELVEPLLT; this comes from the coding sequence ATGAACCGCCGCGAACTCCTCACTCGATTGCCCATGGGCATTGGCGTGGCCGCGTTGTCGCACCTCTTCGGAGCCGAAACGAAGAAGGGGATTCCTGGTTTGCCGGGGTTGCCTCATTTTGCGGCGAAGGCCAAGCGGGTGATCCTTCTACACCAATCCGGCGGGCCTTCGCAGATGGACCTCTTCGACTACAAGCCGCAGATGAAGAACTACCAGGGTGTCGACCTGCCCAACAGCATACGGAACGGGCAGCGCATCACCGGCATGACTTCCGGCCAGGCAACGTTCCCCGTGGCTTCGTCGATGTTCCAATTCAAGCAGCACGGGCAGACCGGCACGTGGGTGAGTGAGCTTCTGCCGCATACGGCAAAGATCATCGACGATCTGGCGCTCATCAAGACGGTGCACACCGAGGCGATCAACCACGATCCGGCGATTACGTTCTTCCAGAGTGGCAGCCAACAACCGGGCCGGCCCAGCATCGGCGCATGGGTGAGCTATGGCTTGGGTAGCGAGAACGAGAACCTGCCTGCCTTTGTCGTGATGGTCAGCCAGGCGCACGCTTTGAACACCGATCAGCCTTTGTTTTCGCGGCTGTGGGGCAGCGGCTTCCTGCCGTCCAACTATCAGGGTGTGAAGTTCCGAGCCTCGGCCGATCCGGTGCTGTACCTCTCCGATCCAAGGGGCATTACGAAGCAGAACCGGCGGTCCATGCTGGATGCGATCGGGAAGCTGAACGAGATCAAATTCAAACAGGTGGGCGATCCGGAGATCGAGACGCGCATCACGCAGTATGAGATGGCGTACCGGATGCAGACGTCGGTGCCGGAACTGGTGGACCTGTCGAAAGAGCCGGAGAGCACCTTCGAGATGTACGGGCCGGAATCACGTAAGCCGGGTAGCTACGCGCGAAACTGCCTGCTGGCGCGGCGTCTGGCCGAGCGTGGCGTGCGCTTCATCCAGCTCTATCACCGTGGTTGGGACCAGCACAATGATCTGCCTCGGGATCTCGCGCTGCAATGCGGAGGCACCGACCAGCCGACGGCGGCGCTGGTGGCGGACCTGAAACAACGCGGCTTGCTGGACGACACGCTTGTGGTGTGGGGCGGGGAATTCGGCCGCACGGTCTATTGCCAGGGCCGCCTCAGCGAATCCAACTACGGGCGCGATCACCATCCCCGTAACTTCTGCATGTGGATGGCAGGTGGCGGCGTAAAGGCGGGCGTGCGGATTGGCGAGACGGACGACTTCAGCTACAACATCGTGAAGGATCCGGTGCATGTTCATGACATGCAGGCGACGATT